A portion of the Ricinus communis isolate WT05 ecotype wild-type chromosome 10, ASM1957865v1, whole genome shotgun sequence genome contains these proteins:
- the LOC8274964 gene encoding G patch domain-containing protein 8 isoform X2, which yields MDCRWYGSKQETVSHDESQQDRNQDSLIEDLAEDFRLPINHRPTENVDLENVEQASLDTKLTATNIGFRLLQKMGWKGKGLGKDEQGIIEPIKSGIRDPKLGIGKQEEDDFFTAEENIQRKKLDIEIEETEEHAKKREVLAEREQKIQTEVKEIRKVFYCDLCNKQYKLAMEFEVHLSSYDHNHRKRFKEMREMHGTSSRDDRQKREQQRQEREMAKFAQMADARKQQQQQQQQQQVEESAQVSNSVRTTTALTEQDKRKVLKFGFSSKGGTSKSSSSAVKKPKATVASVFSNNSDEEE from the exons ATGGATTGCAGATGGTATGGCAGCAAACAGGAAACTGTTTCCCATGATGAAAGTCAACAAGATAGGAACCAG GATTCTCTTATTGAGGACTTGGCAGAAGATTTCCGTTTGCCTATTAATCACAGACCCACAGAAAATGTTGATCTGGAAAATGTTGAACAAGCATCATTGGACACAAAGTTGACAGCAACCAATATTGGGTTTAGGCTTCTTCAAAAAATGGGATGGAAAGGGAAAGGTCTTGGAAAGGATGAGCAGG GAATAATTGAGCCAATAAAGTCTGGGATTAGAGACCCCAAGTTAGGGATtggaaaacaagaagaagatgattTTTTTACTGCAGAAGAAAATATCCAGCGAAAGAAACTTGATATTGAGATTGAAGAAACAGAGGAGCATGCAAAGAAACGAGAG GTGTTAGCAGAACGTGAGCAGAAAATTCAAACTGAGGTGAAAGAAATTCGAAAGGTGTTCTATTGTGATCTCTGCAACAAGCAATACAAATTGGCAATGGAATTTGAAGTTCACCTGAGCTCATATGATCACAATCACAGAAAG CGTTTTAAGGAAATGAGAGAGATGCATGGTACTAGCAGCCGTGATGATCGGCAAAAACGAGAACAGCAACggcaagagagagagatggcTAAATTTGCTCAGAT GGCAGATGCTCGtaaacagcagcagcagcagcaacaacaACAGCAAGTGGAAGAGTCTGCTCAGGTTTCCAATTCAGTAAGAACTACGACTGCACTGACTGAGCAGGATAAGCGGAAGGTGTTAAAATTTGGGTTTTCTTCTAAGGGTGGCACTTCTAAG TCATCTAGCAGTGCTGTAAAGAAGCCAAAAGCTACCGTGGCCTCAGTTTTTAGCAATAACAGCGATGAAGAAGAGTAA
- the LOC8274964 gene encoding G patch domain-containing protein 8 isoform X1, with product MDCRWYGSKQETVSHDESQQDRNQDSLIEDLAEDFRLPINHRPTENVDLENVEQASLDTKLTATNIGFRLLQKMGWKGKGLGKDEQGIIEPIKSGIRDPKLGIGKQEEDDFFTAEENIQRKKLDIEIEETEEHAKKREVLAEREQKIQTEVKEIRKVFYCDLCNKQYKLAMEFEVHLSSYDHNHRKRFKEMREMHGTSSRDDRQKREQQRQEREMAKFAQMADARKQQQQQQQQQQVEESAQVSNSVRTTTALTEQDKRKVLKFGFSSKGGTSKKSSSSAVKKPKATVASVFSNNSDEEE from the exons ATGGATTGCAGATGGTATGGCAGCAAACAGGAAACTGTTTCCCATGATGAAAGTCAACAAGATAGGAACCAG GATTCTCTTATTGAGGACTTGGCAGAAGATTTCCGTTTGCCTATTAATCACAGACCCACAGAAAATGTTGATCTGGAAAATGTTGAACAAGCATCATTGGACACAAAGTTGACAGCAACCAATATTGGGTTTAGGCTTCTTCAAAAAATGGGATGGAAAGGGAAAGGTCTTGGAAAGGATGAGCAGG GAATAATTGAGCCAATAAAGTCTGGGATTAGAGACCCCAAGTTAGGGATtggaaaacaagaagaagatgattTTTTTACTGCAGAAGAAAATATCCAGCGAAAGAAACTTGATATTGAGATTGAAGAAACAGAGGAGCATGCAAAGAAACGAGAG GTGTTAGCAGAACGTGAGCAGAAAATTCAAACTGAGGTGAAAGAAATTCGAAAGGTGTTCTATTGTGATCTCTGCAACAAGCAATACAAATTGGCAATGGAATTTGAAGTTCACCTGAGCTCATATGATCACAATCACAGAAAG CGTTTTAAGGAAATGAGAGAGATGCATGGTACTAGCAGCCGTGATGATCGGCAAAAACGAGAACAGCAACggcaagagagagagatggcTAAATTTGCTCAGAT GGCAGATGCTCGtaaacagcagcagcagcagcaacaacaACAGCAAGTGGAAGAGTCTGCTCAGGTTTCCAATTCAGTAAGAACTACGACTGCACTGACTGAGCAGGATAAGCGGAAGGTGTTAAAATTTGGGTTTTCTTCTAAGGGTGGCACTTCTAAG AAGTCATCTAGCAGTGCTGTAAAGAAGCCAAAAGCTACCGTGGCCTCAGTTTTTAGCAATAACAGCGATGAAGAAGAGTAA
- the LOC8274965 gene encoding uncharacterized protein LOC8274965 produces MGGNSRQNGKKSVFSAFNFFKRKPRRVEDYSYDDVSSARRVFPSDEDGRGFWRVADPCIDTKTSAFIAHFHSTRFSEPDRQIYQPAAKA; encoded by the coding sequence ATGGGTGGCAACAGCAGACAAAACGGCAAGAAGTCTGTTTTCTCTGCCTTCAACTTCTTCAAGAGAAAGCCCAGAAGGGTAGAGGATTATAGCTATGATGATGTCTCAAGTGCAAGAAGGGTTTTTCCTAGTGATGAAGATGGTAGAGGTTTTTGGCGAGTTGCTGATCCTTGTATTGATACtaaaacttcagctttcattGCCCATTTTCATTCAACTCGTTTCTCAGAACCCGACCGCCAAATTTATCAGCCTGCAGCAAAGGCTTAA